The following proteins come from a genomic window of Miscanthus floridulus cultivar M001 chromosome 2, ASM1932011v1, whole genome shotgun sequence:
- the LOC136519768 gene encoding uncharacterized protein, translated as MQTLMKNVSTIARPCASVGAVPFNVASVNATGTSLNGINIDTGLPGSGDNRDNIENKSLANGDQGSVCGPDDKYNETDDDSDPEFDDEADITEHSDSRNEDDSDGDGEGDADVVEYIDLDDNQEECAGCEDELEEYNGAKAESHQYMAASTEEDEEDDLPATHTNIVEGMEDPVVNHSMNGSNELQYETVDVVANQCSKKMYFQCKVSYSMHCNCSTDERKRGRKV; from the exons ATGCAGACCCTGATGAAGAATGTGTCCACCATCGCCAGACCATGTGCCTCAGTAGGTGCAGTGCCATTCAATGTTGCATCAGTGAATGCAACCGGGACGAGTTTGAATGGAATTAACATAGATACAGGTCTTCCGGGTTCAGGGGACAACAGAGATAATATTGAGAACAAGTCGTTGGCTAATGGTGATCAAGGAAGCGTTTGTGGGCCTGATGATAAGTACAATGAAACTGATGATGACTCTGATCCCGAGTTTGACGATGAGGCGGATATCACAGAACACAGTGATTCAAGGAACGAGGATGACAGCGATGGCGATGGCGAAGGTGATGCTGATGTAGTAGAATACATCGATCTAGATGATAATCAGGAGGAGTGTGCTGGGTGTGAAGATGAGCTCGAAGAATACAATGGGGCAAAGGCTGAATCACATCAATACATGGCTGCATCTACTGAAGAGGATGAGGAAGATGACCTGCCTGCCACTCATACAAACATTGTagaaggtatggaagacccaGTAGTCAATCATTCGATGAATGGCTCAAATGAACTTCAATACGAGACTGTTGATGTCGTAGCAAATCAATGCTCCAAGAAGATGTATTTCCAATGCAAAGTTTCATATTCCATGCACTGCAATTGCTCCACTGATGAAA GAAAACGTGGCCGAAAGGTGTAA